One genomic segment of Desulfomicrobium sp. ZS1 includes these proteins:
- a CDS encoding amidohydrolase family protein: MLDLLIINAALPGEEALVEIGCKDGRIVAVEPSIKAEAAQVIDAKGYLVTPPFVDSHFHMDATLSAGLPRRNETGTLLEGIRIWGELKPDLTPEAIKDRAMKLLRWSVAKGNLAIRTHVDTTDPSLMAVDVLLEVREEMKDFVDIQLVAFPQDGVLRAPRGVELLERALDKGVDVVGGIPHFERTMDQGRESVRVLCEIAAKRGLMVDMHCDESDDPLSRHVESLAFETQRLGLQGRVTGSHLTSMHSMDNYYVSKLLPLMAEAGLHCVCNPLVNMNLQGRHDTYPKRRGLMRVPELMGMGVNVAFGHDDVMDPWYPMGSHDMLEVAHMGAHALHMTGVDGLRKMFRAVTENGARVMGFEGYGLAPGCSADMVILQAASELEALRLHPARLWVIRRGKVISRTPEVVASVELGEGEELVDFT, from the coding sequence ATGCTGGATTTGCTTATCATCAACGCCGCCCTGCCTGGGGAGGAGGCGCTAGTCGAGATTGGCTGCAAGGATGGCCGGATTGTTGCGGTAGAACCGAGTATCAAGGCTGAGGCGGCTCAGGTCATTGACGCCAAGGGATATCTGGTGACCCCGCCTTTCGTGGACAGCCATTTCCATATGGACGCGACCTTGTCGGCGGGCTTGCCGCGCCGGAATGAGACCGGCACGTTGCTGGAAGGGATTCGGATTTGGGGCGAGCTCAAGCCTGATCTTACGCCGGAGGCCATCAAGGACCGGGCCATGAAGCTGCTGCGTTGGTCCGTGGCCAAGGGCAATCTGGCCATCCGCACCCATGTGGACACGACGGACCCGAGCCTCATGGCCGTGGATGTGCTGCTTGAGGTGCGCGAGGAGATGAAGGATTTCGTGGACATCCAGCTGGTGGCCTTTCCCCAGGACGGGGTGTTGCGCGCCCCGCGCGGGGTGGAACTGCTGGAGCGGGCCTTAGACAAGGGCGTGGACGTGGTCGGCGGCATCCCGCATTTCGAGCGGACCATGGATCAGGGCCGGGAGTCGGTGCGCGTGCTGTGCGAGATCGCGGCAAAGCGCGGACTCATGGTCGACATGCACTGCGACGAGTCCGACGACCCGCTTTCCCGGCATGTGGAGAGCCTGGCGTTTGAGACGCAAAGGCTGGGGCTGCAGGGCCGGGTCACGGGCTCGCATCTGACGAGCATGCACTCCATGGACAATTATTACGTGTCGAAGCTGTTGCCGCTCATGGCCGAGGCGGGTTTGCACTGCGTGTGCAACCCGCTGGTGAACATGAACCTGCAGGGCCGCCACGACACGTACCCCAAGCGGCGGGGGCTCATGCGCGTGCCGGAGCTGATGGGCATGGGCGTCAATGTGGCCTTCGGACACGACGACGTCATGGACCCCTGGTATCCCATGGGATCGCACGACATGCTCGAAGTGGCCCATATGGGCGCTCACGCCCTGCACATGACCGGCGTGGATGGACTGCGGAAGATGTTCCGGGCCGTGACGGAGAACGGAGCGCGAGTGATGGGGTTTGAAGGCTACGGCCTTGCGCCCGGCTGCAGCGCAGACATGGTCATCCTGCAGGCCGCAAGCGAGCTCGAAGCCCTGCGCCTGCACCCGGCACGGCTGTGGGTCATCCGGCGCGGCAAGGTCATAAGCCGGACCCCGGAAGTGGTGGCCAGCGTGGAGTTGGGAGAAGGCGAGGAGTTGGTGGATTTTACATAA
- a CDS encoding ABC transporter permease, which translates to MRLEPRDSVALTWQIGAPLLAVIASMAICSGLILWAGASPLSAWGLLLKGALGSTFALTETLTRATPLIFTGLAAAVAFRAKLWNIGGEGQFYVGACMATWLGTGMVTLPAWLMIPFLFLSGALAGGLFLLIPTWLKTQLKADEVVTTLLLNFVVLLVVNWLVFGPWKDPMAMGWPQAAPVIDQAMLPVLVPKSSLHLGFILALACALAVWWMMRFTVWGFEIRAVGASLKASTFAGMPVGATIIRTALLSGGLAAMAGVSELCGVKGYLTLDLSPGFGYSGIVVAMLAALHPLGVVLSATFIAVIYIGADSMSRAINISNYIADVTTAVSLLTVLLAMFLTRYRIRWK; encoded by the coding sequence ATGAGACTCGAACCCCGCGATTCCGTGGCCCTCACCTGGCAGATCGGCGCGCCGCTTTTAGCCGTCATCGCCTCCATGGCGATCTGCTCCGGCCTCATCCTCTGGGCCGGGGCCTCGCCGCTTTCCGCCTGGGGGCTGCTGCTCAAAGGCGCCCTGGGCTCGACCTTCGCCCTGACCGAAACCCTGACCCGCGCCACCCCGCTCATCTTCACCGGGCTGGCCGCGGCCGTGGCCTTCCGGGCCAAGCTCTGGAACATCGGCGGCGAAGGCCAGTTCTACGTCGGGGCCTGCATGGCCACCTGGCTCGGAACGGGCATGGTCACACTGCCCGCATGGCTCATGATCCCCTTTCTCTTCCTGTCCGGCGCCCTGGCCGGCGGACTCTTTCTGCTCATTCCGACCTGGCTCAAGACGCAGCTCAAGGCCGACGAGGTGGTCACGACCCTGCTGCTCAACTTCGTGGTCCTGCTGGTCGTCAACTGGCTGGTCTTCGGCCCCTGGAAAGACCCCATGGCCATGGGCTGGCCCCAGGCCGCGCCCGTCATCGATCAGGCCATGCTGCCCGTGCTCGTGCCCAAGTCGAGCCTGCACCTGGGTTTCATCCTGGCCCTGGCCTGCGCCCTGGCCGTATGGTGGATGATGCGCTTCACGGTCTGGGGCTTCGAGATTCGCGCAGTCGGCGCGAGCCTCAAAGCCAGCACCTTCGCCGGCATGCCGGTGGGCGCCACCATCATCCGCACCGCGCTCCTGAGCGGCGGCCTCGCGGCCATGGCCGGAGTCAGCGAACTGTGCGGCGTCAAGGGCTACCTGACCCTCGATCTGTCCCCCGGCTTCGGCTACTCCGGCATCGTCGTGGCCATGCTGGCTGCCCTGCATCCTCTGGGCGTGGTGCTCTCGGCCACGTTCATCGCGGTCATCTACATCGGGGCCGATTCCATGAGCCGCGCCATAAATATCTCCAATTACATCGCGGATGTGACCACAGCCGTGAGCCTGCTCACGGTGCTGCTGGCCATGTTCCTGACCCGCTACCGCATCCGCTGGAAATAA
- a CDS encoding type II toxin-antitoxin system RelE/ParE family toxin, whose protein sequence is MKAFPVVPRERAHRDIEEAIGHYLEEGAGEAALGFIDVLERTFTQIGRHPESGSTRFAHELDLPGLRSWPLKRFPYLVFYVVREAHVDVWRVLHTRRDVPNWLQDE, encoded by the coding sequence GTGAAGGCGTTTCCCGTCGTTCCTCGCGAGCGTGCCCATCGGGACATCGAGGAGGCCATCGGGCACTATCTGGAGGAAGGGGCAGGGGAAGCCGCCTTGGGCTTCATCGACGTCCTCGAACGGACCTTTACGCAGATCGGTCGGCACCCGGAAAGCGGCTCGACCCGTTTCGCGCACGAACTGGACCTGCCGGGCTTGCGTTCCTGGCCGCTGAAGCGCTTCCCGTATCTGGTCTTTTACGTCGTCCGGGAGGCCCATGTCGATGTATGGCGCGTCCTGCACACACGACGCGACGTTCCGAACTGGTTGCAGGACGAATAA
- a CDS encoding ABC transporter permease, translated as MDILSLFLETGFWLATVRMATPLIFGTMGELICERAGVLNLGIEGIMAAGCMSGWTWVFLGGTLWGGVLFAACVGAALGLLHAVFTVHLGLSQHVTGLGITMLGASLSSFVFRMVLPQVTTPPKIIPFAPLDIPVLSSLPFLGPVLFSQTALTLLAFILVGVTAYVLLRTPLGLALRMVGENPLAAEAQGLSVLALRTGAVMVGSAFMAVGGAFLTLAAFDAYYIGMVNGRGWICIALVVFSSWKPGKALLGALLFAAFDAIQMRVQQQSISAIPYQFYLMLPYLCSILALITMSSKAAYPKALLVPFRKGER; from the coding sequence ATGGATATTCTCTCCCTTTTTCTCGAAACCGGATTCTGGCTGGCCACCGTGCGCATGGCCACCCCGCTCATCTTCGGCACCATGGGCGAACTGATCTGCGAACGGGCCGGGGTACTGAACCTCGGCATCGAAGGCATCATGGCCGCAGGCTGCATGTCCGGCTGGACCTGGGTCTTCCTCGGCGGCACCCTCTGGGGCGGCGTGCTCTTCGCCGCCTGCGTCGGAGCGGCCCTGGGCCTCCTCCACGCAGTCTTCACCGTGCACCTCGGCCTGTCCCAGCACGTCACGGGCCTCGGCATCACCATGCTCGGCGCAAGCCTCAGCTCCTTCGTCTTCCGCATGGTCCTGCCCCAGGTCACCACCCCGCCCAAGATCATCCCCTTCGCGCCGCTGGACATCCCCGTGCTCTCCAGCCTGCCCTTCCTCGGCCCGGTCCTCTTCAGCCAGACGGCGCTTACCCTCCTGGCTTTCATCCTGGTCGGCGTCACAGCCTACGTGCTGCTGCGCACACCCCTCGGCCTCGCCCTGCGCATGGTCGGCGAAAACCCGCTCGCCGCCGAAGCACAGGGGCTCTCCGTCCTGGCCTTACGCACCGGCGCGGTCATGGTCGGCTCCGCCTTCATGGCCGTGGGCGGCGCATTCCTGACGCTCGCCGCCTTCGACGCCTATTACATCGGCATGGTCAACGGTCGCGGCTGGATCTGCATCGCGCTCGTCGTCTTCTCCTCCTGGAAACCAGGCAAGGCGCTCCTCGGCGCGCTCCTCTTCGCCGCCTTCGACGCCATCCAGATGCGCGTACAACAGCAATCCATCTCCGCCATCCCATACCAATTCTACCTGATGCTCCCCTACCTCTGCTCCATCCTCGCCCTCATCACCATGTCCAGCAAAGCCGCCTACCCCAAGGCCTTGCTGGTTCCCTTCCGCAAGGGTGAGAGGTAG
- a CDS encoding DMT family transporter, with the protein MSSSYPTLMKHSTSSKSLQGILFALGATVIWSGNFIVARSLNQSIEPATLSMLRWATAFVGLLPFAWRAAWAEGAAIRRSMPAMIPMALLGVTTFNALLYKAAHTTSTLNLSLIATSTPVFIILLARIFLHERLTTRKMLGLTVALGGVLLLITGGDPGRLAGLDFAIGDLWMSLAAVIFAGYSILVRRFPGGLSQPVFLLTLFGVGILFLAPWTAWELLTTGVPTITIGAAGAILYIGLGASLASYAMWNSAVASIGPSLAGLIYYSLPLFSGVTAFLFLGEPMGLIHLLSAGCILGGIVLATRR; encoded by the coding sequence TTGTCATCCTCTTACCCCACGCTCATGAAACATTCGACATCCTCAAAATCATTGCAGGGCATCCTCTTCGCCCTCGGCGCGACGGTCATCTGGTCCGGCAATTTCATCGTTGCCCGCAGCCTGAACCAGAGCATCGAACCCGCCACCCTCTCCATGCTGCGCTGGGCCACGGCCTTTGTGGGTTTGCTACCCTTCGCCTGGCGCGCCGCGTGGGCGGAGGGCGCGGCCATCCGCAGGAGCATGCCGGCCATGATCCCCATGGCGCTCCTCGGCGTCACAACCTTCAACGCCTTGCTCTACAAGGCGGCCCACACCACCTCGACTCTGAACCTGTCGCTCATTGCCACATCCACGCCGGTCTTCATCATCCTTCTGGCCCGGATATTTCTCCACGAACGGCTGACCACCCGCAAAATGCTCGGCCTGACCGTCGCCCTCGGGGGCGTGCTGCTGCTCATCACCGGCGGCGACCCGGGCCGCCTGGCGGGCCTTGATTTTGCCATCGGGGATCTGTGGATGAGCCTGGCCGCCGTCATTTTCGCGGGATACAGCATCCTGGTGCGCCGCTTTCCCGGAGGGCTGAGCCAACCCGTCTTCCTGCTGACGCTGTTCGGCGTCGGCATCCTGTTTCTGGCTCCATGGACAGCATGGGAACTGCTCACCACCGGAGTCCCGACAATCACCATCGGCGCGGCGGGGGCCATCCTCTACATCGGACTCGGAGCGTCGCTTGCTTCCTATGCCATGTGGAACAGCGCAGTGGCGTCCATCGGCCCCTCACTGGCCGGGCTGATTTACTACAGCCTGCCCCTTTTCAGCGGAGTCACGGCCTTTCTCTTTCTGGGGGAACCCATGGGACTCATCCATCTGCTCAGCGCGGGCTGCATCCTCGGCGGCATCGTGCTGGCCACGCGGAGATAA
- a CDS encoding MFS transporter: MNSPQNRPMYLFLIALAVLSALGFQGWRTLFNNYAVEVAQVTGQQIGMIQGLREVPGFLALLVIYLLVFVREHRLAVLSLMVMGLGVMLTGMMPSYGGLILTTLVMSFGFHYYETLSQSLTLQYFSVAQSPVVMGRLRAAGSIANIAIGLVFLVAVNHAGYQTLYVSLGIFIMASASLFLLAKPTRTDLPLQRKNMVLRRRYWLFYVLTFLSGSRRQIFVAFAVFLMVSKFGYTITEVTLLFMLNNAVNSFLSPMIGRAVNHFGERKVLSLEYSALFFIFLGYALADSKLLVAVLYILDHIFYNFAMAIRSFFQKIADPRDIAPSMAVGFTINHIAAVVIPITGGLLWMVDYRIPFVGGAVLSLVSLAFVQCIRTEKA; the protein is encoded by the coding sequence ATGAACTCTCCACAAAACAGGCCCATGTACCTGTTCCTCATCGCGCTGGCCGTATTGAGCGCCCTGGGATTCCAGGGTTGGCGCACGCTTTTCAACAACTACGCGGTGGAGGTGGCGCAGGTCACGGGCCAGCAGATAGGGATGATTCAGGGACTACGCGAGGTACCTGGATTTCTGGCTCTGCTTGTCATCTACCTTCTGGTCTTCGTACGCGAGCACCGTCTGGCCGTGCTCTCGCTCATGGTCATGGGGCTGGGCGTGATGCTGACGGGCATGATGCCAAGCTACGGCGGCCTGATCCTGACCACCCTGGTCATGTCCTTCGGGTTCCACTACTATGAGACTTTAAGCCAATCCCTGACCCTGCAGTACTTCAGCGTCGCCCAGAGCCCGGTGGTCATGGGTCGCCTGCGCGCGGCGGGTTCCATCGCCAATATCGCCATCGGCCTCGTCTTTCTGGTGGCCGTAAACCATGCCGGCTACCAGACCCTGTACGTGTCGCTTGGCATCTTCATCATGGCCTCGGCCAGCCTCTTCCTGCTGGCCAAACCGACACGCACGGACCTGCCGCTTCAACGCAAAAACATGGTCCTGCGCCGCCGTTACTGGCTCTTTTACGTGCTGACCTTTTTGTCCGGCTCCCGGCGGCAGATTTTCGTAGCCTTCGCCGTATTCCTGATGGTCTCGAAATTCGGTTACACAATCACGGAGGTCACGCTGCTGTTCATGCTCAACAACGCCGTGAACTCATTCCTGAGCCCCATGATCGGCCGAGCCGTGAACCACTTCGGAGAACGCAAGGTGCTGTCCCTGGAGTACTCCGCCCTGTTCTTCATCTTCCTCGGCTACGCCTTGGCCGACAGCAAACTCCTGGTGGCCGTTCTCTACATTCTGGACCACATTTTCTACAATTTCGCCATGGCCATCCGCTCCTTTTTCCAAAAGATCGCCGACCCGCGCGACATCGCACCGAGCATGGCCGTGGGTTTCACCATCAACCATATCGCGGCCGTGGTCATCCCCATCACGGGCGGCCTGCTCTGGATGGTGGACTACCGCATCCCCTTCGTGGGCGGCGCGGTGCTGAGCCTCGTGTCCCTGGCCTTCGTGCAGTGCATCCGTACCGAGAAGGCGTGA
- a CDS encoding MarC family protein, with protein MITLFISLSMKLFFLLTPFFVLTVFLSMTELMTKAEQRMVAIRTTMAVMVISLVLYFAGNPIFSTLGITLDGFRIGAGSLLFLSAVSLVSGKRTSQEAAPDVDFAVVPLAIPITVGPATIGTLLILGAELGGPTERAVGAGALVCSCLSVGILLRSARPLKRLLGSVGLSVMTKITGLVLSAMAAQIVFTGIRNFLVQGS; from the coding sequence ATGATCACTCTTTTCATCAGCCTGAGCATGAAACTCTTTTTTCTGCTCACGCCCTTTTTCGTTCTGACCGTCTTTTTGTCCATGACCGAGCTCATGACCAAGGCCGAACAGCGCATGGTGGCCATCCGCACCACCATGGCCGTCATGGTCATCAGCCTCGTCCTCTATTTCGCGGGTAACCCCATTTTCTCCACTCTCGGCATCACCCTGGACGGGTTCCGCATCGGCGCGGGCAGTCTCTTGTTCCTTTCGGCCGTGTCCCTGGTCTCGGGCAAACGCACCAGCCAGGAGGCGGCCCCGGACGTGGACTTCGCCGTGGTTCCCCTGGCCATCCCCATCACCGTCGGCCCGGCCACCATCGGTACGCTGCTCATCCTCGGCGCGGAACTGGGCGGCCCCACGGAACGGGCAGTCGGCGCGGGGGCCCTGGTCTGCTCCTGCCTGTCCGTGGGAATTCTGCTGCGTTCGGCACGTCCCCTGAAGAGGCTCCTCGGTTCCGTGGGCCTGTCCGTCATGACCAAGATCACGGGCCTGGTCCTCTCGGCCATGGCGGCCCAGATCGTGTTCACCGGGATCAGGAATTTTCTGGTACAGGGTTCGTGA
- a CDS encoding periplasmic heavy metal sensor, translating to MKITPKIILALTLFFALAGFASAQGLGKGMSALSPEKQAIVEKAHEEFATATADLKKQIFAKESALNAQIYGDTADEKKIEALVSEINALNARVYAEQVTLHRKMAKEGITPEPQHGKMSGMGCPMMSGGGMKHGMMGGMKHGMPDAGAAEQAPAEQNGHDAHAPTKQ from the coding sequence ATGAAGATAACACCCAAAATCATCCTGGCCCTGACCCTTTTCTTCGCCTTGGCCGGATTCGCTTCCGCCCAGGGACTCGGAAAGGGAATGAGCGCCTTGAGCCCTGAAAAACAGGCCATCGTGGAGAAAGCCCACGAAGAATTCGCCACCGCCACAGCAGATCTGAAAAAACAGATTTTTGCCAAGGAGTCCGCCCTCAACGCCCAAATCTACGGCGACACCGCAGATGAAAAGAAGATCGAAGCCCTTGTCTCCGAAATCAATGCCTTGAACGCCCGTGTCTACGCCGAGCAGGTCACGCTGCACAGGAAAATGGCCAAGGAAGGCATCACTCCCGAACCGCAGCATGGCAAGATGTCAGGCATGGGCTGTCCCATGATGAGCGGCGGCGGCATGAAGCACGGCATGATGGGTGGGATGAAGCATGGCATGCCTGATGCCGGCGCGGCCGAACAGGCTCCTGCCGAACAGAACGGCCACGACGCCCACGCCCCGACCAAGCAGTAA
- a CDS encoding ABC transporter ATP-binding protein yields MSNTPVLRLCGITKYFGPLAANDDISLTLNAGEMLALLGENGAGKTTLMSILFGHYVADGGTVEVQDQPLPPGSPRAALTAGVGMVHQHFTLAGNMTVLENVMLGTEPLWGFRRNSARALAKLRSLMERFRLHVNPHALVRGLSVGERQRVEILKVLYRDARILILDEPTAVLTPQESDHLFATLRELVNQGVSVIFITHKLREVMAASDRCVVLRHGRVVLETSTKATSAEDLAKAMVGASIPQATRTPHPPGDEVLFLDGVRASAPDRGASLDELRLSVRAHEILGIAGVSGNGQALLADLLSGLVAPTGGSVVLRGQIVSRLTPAAMIRAGVGRVPDDRTGTGLVADMTVMENLSTELYRLPGFSRRGMLNFKALASRAAQLMDVFDIRCAGPGAPVRKLSGGNMQKLILARVLSQGPHLILANQPTWGLDVGATAAVHQHLLDAARRGAGVVLISEDLDELFQLSDRIQVMYQGRLSDPENAATVDRAKLGLMMSGQSFDARGAA; encoded by the coding sequence ATGTCCAACACACCCGTGCTGCGGCTTTGCGGCATCACCAAATATTTTGGCCCTCTCGCGGCCAACGACGACATCTCCCTGACCCTGAACGCCGGCGAGATGCTGGCCCTTTTGGGCGAGAACGGGGCGGGCAAGACCACGCTCATGTCCATCCTCTTCGGCCATTACGTCGCCGACGGCGGAACAGTGGAAGTGCAGGACCAGCCCTTGCCGCCGGGTTCGCCCCGGGCCGCCCTCACGGCCGGCGTGGGCATGGTCCACCAGCATTTCACCCTGGCCGGGAACATGACCGTGCTCGAAAACGTCATGCTCGGCACTGAGCCCTTGTGGGGCTTCCGCCGCAACTCGGCCCGCGCCCTGGCCAAGCTGCGCTCGCTCATGGAGCGCTTCAGACTGCACGTGAACCCGCACGCCCTCGTGCGCGGCCTGTCCGTTGGCGAGCGGCAGCGTGTGGAGATTTTGAAGGTCCTGTACCGCGACGCCCGCATCCTCATTCTCGACGAACCCACGGCCGTGCTCACCCCCCAGGAGAGCGACCACCTCTTCGCCACCCTGCGCGAACTGGTGAACCAAGGCGTGTCCGTCATCTTCATCACGCACAAGCTGCGCGAGGTCATGGCAGCCAGCGACCGCTGCGTGGTCCTGCGCCACGGCAGGGTAGTGCTTGAAACTTCGACGAAAGCAACGTCCGCCGAGGACCTGGCCAAGGCCATGGTCGGAGCGAGCATCCCCCAGGCCACGCGCACTCCGCACCCGCCCGGAGACGAAGTCCTCTTTCTGGACGGAGTCCGCGCCAGCGCCCCGGATCGCGGAGCGAGCCTCGACGAACTGCGCTTGTCGGTGCGCGCCCATGAAATTCTCGGCATCGCGGGCGTCTCCGGCAACGGCCAGGCCCTGCTGGCGGATCTCCTGTCCGGCCTTGTCGCTCCGACCGGCGGCAGCGTCGTCCTGCGCGGCCAGATCGTGAGCCGCCTCACCCCGGCGGCCATGATCCGCGCAGGCGTTGGCCGCGTGCCCGACGACCGCACCGGCACGGGACTGGTGGCGGACATGACGGTCATGGAAAACCTGTCCACGGAGCTCTACCGCCTGCCCGGCTTTTCCCGGCGAGGTATGCTCAATTTCAAGGCCCTGGCCTCCCGCGCCGCACAACTCATGGATGTCTTCGACATCCGCTGCGCAGGCCCAGGTGCGCCGGTGCGCAAACTTTCGGGCGGCAACATGCAAAAGCTCATCCTGGCCCGGGTCCTGTCCCAGGGCCCGCACCTCATTCTGGCCAACCAGCCGACCTGGGGCCTCGACGTCGGAGCCACGGCCGCCGTGCACCAGCATCTCCTCGACGCGGCCCGGCGCGGGGCCGGCGTGGTCCTCATCTCCGAGGACCTGGACGAGCTCTTCCAGCTCTCGGACCGCATCCAGGTCATGTACCAGGGACGCCTGTCCGACCCGGAGAACGCGGCCACCGTGGATCGCGCCAAACTCGGGCTCATGATGAGCGGCCAATCCTTCGACGCACGGGGTGCCGCATGA
- a CDS encoding type II toxin-antitoxin system ParD family antitoxin, whose amino-acid sequence MNISLPEPLKSFVDEQVASRGYGTSSEYVRELIRKDQDRQRLRALLLAGVSSPEREPADGAYFEALRGRVRRSNRR is encoded by the coding sequence ATGAACATTTCTCTCCCCGAGCCCCTCAAGAGTTTTGTGGATGAGCAGGTTGCGAGTCGTGGTTACGGCACGAGCAGCGAATACGTACGGGAATTGATCCGCAAAGATCAGGACCGTCAGCGTCTGCGCGCCCTGCTTCTTGCCGGAGTGTCCTCTCCGGAGCGTGAACCGGCCGATGGCGCGTATTTCGAAGCGCTGCGTGGCCGGGTCCGGCGCTCAAACCGCAGGTGA
- a CDS encoding GrlR family regulatory protein: protein MMQDGIYWLRFVAYDRTEEGVAVFRQGLVNGGGPGYVWQGRLAAVDGAVRGNLLVRKWNPQAPPDLGMFKTANLDIDGSLDASARSFEMVGHAHGHHVVRLRISGHWLGELADDGNI, encoded by the coding sequence ATGATGCAGGACGGGATCTATTGGCTGCGCTTCGTGGCGTACGACAGGACTGAAGAAGGCGTCGCGGTGTTCAGGCAGGGATTGGTCAACGGCGGCGGGCCCGGCTATGTCTGGCAAGGCCGTCTGGCCGCGGTGGATGGGGCGGTGCGCGGTAATCTGCTTGTGCGCAAATGGAATCCGCAAGCGCCGCCGGATCTTGGCATGTTCAAGACGGCAAATCTGGACATTGACGGCAGCCTCGATGCGTCAGCCCGCTCTTTTGAAATGGTGGGGCATGCGCACGGGCACCACGTGGTGCGTCTGCGCATCAGCGGGCATTGGCTCGGGGAATTGGCGGACGACGGCAACATCTGA
- a CDS encoding BMP family protein, which translates to MKRILFLAVLGLALFLGTAAMAEKIKVAGIYTQPIQQKWDATLHKALLKAQESGEIEYVWSEKVSNTDYIRVLREYSEAGVQLIVGEAFGISRDVRKVAKDYPNVAYLMGDTFGPDGENLSVFDNYIHEPCYLMGMIAGAMTKTNKIGMVGGYPIGEVNRLFNAFMAGAKAINPAVEFKVSFIGSWYDPPKAKEFAYAQVEAGVDVLYAERSGVVDAAREKGIVAFGNVNDMNKEENGENVVVTSALWHMEAALNHAIERVKAGTFAAEDYRKWTMMAKGGASLSPFHEFEDKIPADVKAKVAETEAAIKAGTLVIEINDDEPKSTF; encoded by the coding sequence ATGAAACGCATCCTGTTCCTGGCCGTGCTCGGCCTGGCCCTCTTCCTGGGCACCGCCGCCATGGCCGAGAAAATCAAGGTCGCCGGCATCTACACCCAGCCCATCCAGCAGAAATGGGACGCCACCCTGCACAAGGCCCTCCTGAAGGCCCAAGAATCCGGCGAGATCGAGTATGTCTGGAGCGAAAAAGTTTCCAATACCGATTACATCCGCGTCCTGCGCGAATACTCCGAAGCTGGCGTGCAGCTCATTGTCGGCGAGGCCTTCGGCATCTCCCGCGACGTGCGCAAGGTGGCCAAGGATTATCCGAACGTGGCCTATCTCATGGGCGACACCTTCGGCCCGGACGGCGAGAACCTCTCCGTGTTCGACAACTACATCCATGAGCCCTGCTACCTGATGGGCATGATCGCCGGAGCCATGACCAAGACGAACAAGATCGGCATGGTCGGCGGCTACCCCATCGGCGAAGTCAACCGCCTCTTCAACGCATTCATGGCCGGCGCCAAGGCCATCAATCCGGCCGTAGAGTTCAAGGTCTCCTTCATCGGCTCCTGGTATGATCCGCCGAAAGCCAAGGAATTCGCCTACGCCCAGGTCGAGGCTGGCGTGGATGTGCTTTATGCCGAACGCTCCGGCGTGGTCGATGCGGCCCGCGAGAAGGGCATCGTCGCTTTCGGCAACGTCAATGACATGAACAAAGAAGAAAACGGCGAAAACGTGGTCGTGACCTCGGCCCTGTGGCACATGGAAGCGGCCCTGAACCACGCCATCGAGCGGGTCAAGGCCGGCACCTTCGCCGCCGAAGACTACCGCAAGTGGACCATGATGGCCAAAGGCGGCGCGTCCCTGTCCCCCTTCCATGAATTCGAGGACAAGATCCCCGCCGACGTGAAAGCCAAAGTCGCCGAGACCGAAGCCGCCATCAAGGCCGGGACCCTGGTCATCGAGATCAACGACGACGAACCCAAATCCACCTTCTGA